The Oncorhynchus clarkii lewisi isolate Uvic-CL-2024 unplaced genomic scaffold, UVic_Ocla_1.0 unplaced_contig_2529_pilon_pilon, whole genome shotgun sequence genome has a window encoding:
- the LOC139400214 gene encoding adhesion G protein-coupled receptor L3-like has translation LVPPVIHGPPKVPSSSSSTSRTTTTRSPPYYTTARPILTTFPGQRSRTTTTVRNPAGGGVVVPGDNQIPEIVNPGNGRSVPAMGVPPLPPQPPVIPPQDHCSPRVTAEVSWPRTQQGQMAKQPCPVGTLGVATYVCVAQQGYWDPQGPDISNCTSPWVNHIMQKLRSGETAAVVARELAEQTKGLLRPGDVPSTVRAMAQLVDLLDVQLRNLTPGGKDSAARSLNKLQKRERFCRFFLQ, from the exons ACTTGGTTCCTCCAGTCATCCACGGACCTCCCaaagtcccctcctcctcttcctccaccagtCGGACCACGACCACCCGGTCTCCTCCCTACTATACCACGGCGCGACCAATCCTCACCACCTTCCCCGGTCAACGGTCCAGGACAACCACGACCGTGCGGAACCCTGCCGGTGGTGGCGTGGTCGTCCCCGGCGATAACCAGATCCCAGAGATCGTTAACCCCG GTAACGGACGGTCGGTTCCAGCCATGGGTGTTCCCCCTCTGCCTCCCCAGCCCCCGGTCATACCCCCCCAGGACCACTGCTCCCCCAGGGTGACAGCTGAAGTGTCCTGGCCCAGAACCCAGCAGGGACAGATGGCCAagcagccctgtcctgtagggacactag GCGTAGCTACATACGTGTGTGTTGCTCAGCAGGGCTACTGGGATCCCCAAGGCCCCGACATCAGCAACTGCACGTCTCCCTGGGTCAACCACATCATGCAGAAA ttgcGTAGCGGCGAGACGGCAGCCGTGGTTGCCAGGGAGCTGGCCGAGCAGACTAAAGGGTTGTTGCGTCCCGGTGACGTCCCCTCTACGGTGAGGGCCATGGCCCAGCTGGTTGACCTGCTGGATGTTCAGCTCAGAAACCTGACCCCCGGGGGCAAGGACAGCGCCGCCCGCAGCCTCAACAAG ctgcagaagagagagaggttctGCAGGTTTTTCCTCCAG